The Candidatus Caldatribacterium sp. genome has a window encoding:
- the rplV gene encoding 50S ribosomal protein L22: MEARATARYVRISPRKARQVVNLIRGKKAQEALVLLRFIPKKAARLVYKVLKSAIANAENNWNMDVENLVVSKAYVDQGPTWKRVHPRAFGRAYLIRKRTSHITIVVSEAEEGR; the protein is encoded by the coding sequence ATGGAGGCGAGAGCAACGGCAAGATATGTCCGTATTTCGCCACGGAAGGCCCGCCAGGTGGTGAACCTCATCCGTGGAAAGAAAGCCCAGGAGGCGTTGGTCCTTTTGCGCTTTATTCCCAAAAAAGCGGCTCGTTTGGTGTACAAGGTTTTGAAGTCGGCTATTGCCAATGCCGAGAACAACTGGAACATGGACGTTGAAAATCTGGTGGTCTCGAAAGCATACGTCGATCAGGGACCAACCTGGAAGAGGGTCCATCCACGGGCTTTCGGCAGAGCGTACCTCATTCGTAAGCGCACTTCCCATATTACCATTGTGGTATCTGAAGCGGAGGAGGGAAGGTAG
- the rplN gene encoding 50S ribosomal protein L14, protein MIQPRTMLEVADNTGAKRIMCIRVLGGSNRRYASIGDVIIASVKEAEPHSNVKKGEVVRAVVVRTRRAVRRPDGTYVRFDDNAAVLVTNQDVPRGTRVFGPVGRELREKNFMRIVSLAPEVV, encoded by the coding sequence TTGATTCAGCCGAGAACCATGCTTGAGGTTGCGGACAATACCGGAGCAAAGCGCATCATGTGCATTCGAGTTCTGGGTGGGTCGAATCGACGTTACGCAAGTATCGGTGACGTTATCATCGCCTCGGTGAAAGAAGCCGAGCCTCACTCGAACGTCAAAAAGGGTGAAGTTGTTCGGGCTGTTGTCGTCCGTACGCGTCGGGCTGTTCGTCGTCCCGATGGAACATACGTTCGTTTTGACGATAACGCAGCCGTTCTGGTTACCAACCAGGATGTTCCGCGGGGAACCCGGGTTTTTGGTCCGGTAGGTCGCGAGCTCAGGGAGAAGAATTTCATGCGCATTGTGTCCCTGGCTCCGGAAGTCGTGTAG
- the rpsQ gene encoding 30S ribosomal protein S17, giving the protein MGMRKRFVGEVVSDAMDKTVVVRVERITEHPLYKKKIRRSVKFKAHDEHNMCSVGDKVLIEETRPLSKTKRWIVVALLEKAKVKGGEEIDSAENHA; this is encoded by the coding sequence ATGGGGATGCGGAAGAGATTCGTGGGCGAAGTGGTCAGTGATGCCATGGATAAAACTGTCGTTGTGCGAGTAGAACGTATTACCGAACACCCGCTCTACAAGAAAAAGATTCGGCGAAGCGTTAAATTCAAGGCACATGACGAGCACAACATGTGTTCAGTGGGTGATAAAGTCCTCATCGAAGAGACTCGGCCCTTGAGTAAAACCAAGCGGTGGATAGTGGTCGCTTTGCTTGAGAAAGCAAAGGTCAAGGGAGGAGAGGAAATTGATTCAGCCGAGAACCATGCTTGA
- the rplP gene encoding 50S ribosomal protein L16, which produces MLMPKRVKYRKQQRGRLKGTAYRGCEVDFGDFGLQALEPAWITNPQIEAARVAISRHIKKGRIWIRIFPDKPYTKKPAESRMGKGKGPVEGWVAVVRPGRVLFEVGGVDKETAYEALRIASHKLPIKTRIIERRVE; this is translated from the coding sequence ATGTTGATGCCCAAGAGAGTTAAATACCGAAAGCAGCAGCGTGGAAGACTCAAAGGTACTGCGTACCGGGGTTGCGAGGTTGATTTTGGAGATTTCGGTTTGCAGGCGCTGGAACCTGCCTGGATTACCAATCCCCAGATTGAGGCGGCTCGTGTTGCCATCTCGCGACACATCAAGAAAGGTCGTATCTGGATTCGTATCTTCCCGGATAAGCCATATACCAAAAAGCCGGCAGAATCCCGAATGGGGAAAGGCAAAGGACCGGTGGAAGGATGGGTTGCGGTGGTTCGCCCGGGGAGAGTCCTCTTTGAGGTGGGAGGCGTGGATAAGGAGACAGCGTACGAGGCTCTTCGCATCGCCTCTCACAAGCTTCCGATAAAAACGCGGATTATCGAGAGAAGGGTTGAGTAG
- the rpsJ gene encoding 30S ribosomal protein S10: MAQRIRIKLKAYDHKLLDQSAIKIVQAVERTGATVAGPVPLPTEITKYTVLRSPHIDKKSREQFEMRTHKRLIDIIDPNPKTVDALMHLDLPAGVDIEIKL, translated from the coding sequence GTGGCGCAGAGAATTCGGATTAAGCTCAAGGCGTACGATCACAAGCTCCTTGATCAATCAGCCATAAAGATTGTCCAGGCAGTGGAGAGGACCGGGGCCACTGTGGCCGGCCCTGTTCCTCTGCCTACCGAGATCACCAAGTACACGGTACTTCGTTCTCCTCACATCGACAAGAAGTCTCGGGAACAATTTGAGATGCGGACCCACAAGCGGCTCATCGACATCATTGACCCAAATCCCAAGACGGTGGATGCACTCATGCACCTTGATTTGCCGGCAGGTGTCGATATAGAGATTAAGCTCTGA
- the rpsC gene encoding 30S ribosomal protein S3: protein MGQKVNPIGLRLGIVTTWQSRWYAEKGKYTNYLLEDIKIRRYVKERFYRSGISKVEIERLANQIKVIIKTARPGIVIGRKGSEVEKLRQELQQLTGNPNIQISVEEVPVPEIDAQLVAENIAAQIERRVSYRRAMKQAIARALKMGAKGIKVACAGRLAGAEIAREEWYREGRLPLQTLRADIDYGFAEALTTYGKIGVKVWIFKGEVISPGEILEEEITLPQEEQYEEELEDYVDAQES from the coding sequence TTGGGGCAGAAGGTTAATCCTATTGGGCTTCGCTTAGGCATTGTAACCACCTGGCAATCTCGGTGGTATGCGGAGAAAGGTAAGTACACGAATTACCTTCTGGAAGATATAAAAATCCGTCGGTACGTTAAAGAGCGCTTTTACCGTTCGGGTATCTCAAAGGTTGAGATAGAGCGCCTTGCTAACCAGATTAAGGTGATCATCAAGACGGCTCGCCCTGGAATCGTCATTGGACGAAAGGGGAGCGAGGTCGAAAAACTTCGGCAGGAACTCCAGCAACTCACCGGGAATCCAAACATCCAGATTTCCGTTGAGGAGGTTCCTGTTCCCGAAATCGACGCCCAGCTTGTGGCGGAGAATATCGCAGCCCAAATAGAGCGACGGGTATCGTACCGCAGGGCGATGAAGCAAGCCATCGCTCGGGCCTTGAAGATGGGTGCCAAGGGTATTAAAGTTGCCTGTGCGGGTCGTCTCGCGGGAGCAGAAATCGCCCGGGAGGAGTGGTATAGAGAAGGTCGTCTACCTCTCCAGACGCTTCGGGCAGATATTGACTACGGCTTTGCTGAGGCGCTTACAACGTATGGCAAAATCGGTGTCAAGGTCTGGATTTTCAAGGGCGAGGTCATATCGCCAGGAGAAATCCTCGAGGAGGAAATTACTCTTCCTCAGGAGGAACAGTACGAGGAGGAGCTCGAAGACTATGTTGATGCCCAAGAGAGTTAA
- the rplD gene encoding 50S ribosomal protein L4 — protein sequence MELEVKDRTGQVVETVSLDDEWLEGMEDNPHLLYLSVKTFLDNQRLGTAKTKTRGEVRGGGRKPWPQKGTGRARHGSIRSPIWRHGGVVFGPRPRSYYHALSKKERRKALFLALRDKLRESSLILVDKVALPAPKTKEGMRFLEALQIRGKVLIILQSADALVARAFNNLPDVTVKPVNEITAYLIVNTDWVVAEKEAFFSLLEVCGYER from the coding sequence ATGGAACTCGAGGTGAAAGATCGGACCGGTCAAGTTGTTGAAACAGTTTCGCTCGATGACGAGTGGCTTGAAGGCATGGAGGACAACCCCCACCTCCTCTACCTTTCGGTGAAAACCTTTCTTGATAATCAGAGACTGGGAACGGCGAAAACGAAGACCCGGGGTGAGGTACGAGGAGGAGGGCGAAAGCCGTGGCCTCAGAAGGGGACCGGGAGAGCGCGACATGGAAGCATCCGGTCACCTATTTGGCGTCATGGAGGTGTTGTCTTTGGTCCAAGGCCTCGGTCTTACTACCATGCGCTATCCAAAAAGGAGCGGCGTAAGGCGCTTTTCCTTGCATTACGGGATAAACTCCGAGAATCGTCTCTCATTCTTGTGGATAAGGTTGCTCTTCCGGCTCCGAAGACCAAGGAAGGCATGCGATTCCTTGAGGCCTTGCAGATTCGGGGGAAGGTGCTCATCATTCTCCAGTCGGCAGATGCCTTAGTGGCAAGGGCGTTCAATAACCTCCCTGATGTCACGGTGAAGCCGGTCAACGAAATCACCGCCTACCTTATCGTGAATACCGACTGGGTTGTGGCCGAAAAGGAGGCGTTCTTTTCCCTTTTGGAGGTGTGCGGGTATGAAAGATGA
- the tuf gene encoding elongation factor Tu: protein MAKQKFERKKPHINVGTIGHVDHGKTTLTAAMTLVLSKYNLAKFTPFEQIDKAPEERERGITIAIAHVEYETEKRHYAHIDCPGHADYVKNMITGAAQMDGAVLVVSAADGPMPQTREHILLSRQVGVPYIIVFLNKVDMVDDPELIELVEMEVRDLLNRYEFPGDEVPVITGSALKALECGCGKRECQWCGGIWNLLDAMDNYFPLPVRELDKPFLMPIEDVFSITGRGTVVTGRVERGTLKLGDPVEIVGLSHEIKKTVVTGIEMFRKVLDEAQAGDNIGVLLRGIEKKEVERGQVLAAPGTITPHTHFKAEVYVLTKEEGGRHTPFFSGYRPQFYFRTTDVTGEIKLPQGVEMVMPGDNANIEAKLIYPVAMEKGLRFAIREGGRTVGAGVVTEIIE from the coding sequence ATGGCCAAGCAGAAATTTGAGAGGAAAAAACCCCATATCAATGTTGGAACCATTGGGCATGTGGACCATGGAAAGACCACCCTCACTGCAGCCATGACCCTCGTTCTCTCCAAGTACAACCTTGCCAAGTTCACTCCCTTCGAGCAGATCGACAAGGCCCCTGAAGAGCGGGAGCGAGGTATCACCATCGCCATTGCCCATGTGGAGTACGAGACGGAGAAACGGCACTACGCCCACATCGACTGCCCAGGACACGCCGACTACGTGAAGAACATGATCACCGGTGCTGCCCAGATGGACGGTGCCGTCCTTGTGGTCTCTGCCGCTGATGGACCCATGCCCCAGACCCGGGAGCACATTCTCCTCTCCCGCCAGGTCGGTGTCCCGTACATCATCGTCTTCCTCAACAAGGTCGACATGGTGGATGACCCTGAGCTCATCGAGCTCGTGGAGATGGAAGTCCGAGACCTCCTCAACCGCTACGAGTTCCCAGGGGATGAGGTCCCGGTCATCACAGGGAGTGCCCTCAAGGCTTTGGAGTGTGGCTGTGGGAAGAGGGAGTGCCAGTGGTGCGGGGGCATCTGGAACCTCCTCGATGCCATGGACAACTACTTCCCCCTCCCGGTGCGGGAACTCGACAAGCCCTTCCTCATGCCTATTGAGGATGTCTTCTCCATCACCGGACGAGGTACGGTGGTCACCGGAAGGGTGGAGCGGGGAACCCTGAAGCTCGGTGACCCGGTGGAAATCGTCGGTCTCTCCCATGAGATCAAAAAGACCGTGGTCACAGGCATCGAGATGTTCCGCAAGGTCCTCGATGAGGCCCAGGCAGGGGACAACATCGGCGTGCTCCTCCGGGGCATTGAGAAGAAAGAGGTGGAGCGAGGCCAGGTCCTTGCTGCTCCAGGGACCATCACCCCTCACACCCACTTCAAGGCTGAGGTCTACGTCCTCACGAAAGAGGAGGGTGGCCGGCACACTCCCTTCTTCAGTGGGTACCGTCCCCAGTTCTACTTCCGAACCACCGATGTCACCGGAGAGATCAAACTCCCTCAGGGTGTGGAGATGGTTATGCCTGGGGACAACGCCAACATCGAGGCGAAGCTCATCTACCCTGTGGCCATGGAGAAGGGCTTGCGCTTTGCCATCCGTGAGGGAGGAAGAACTGTTGGTGCTGGAGTGGTCACGGAGATCATCGAGTAG
- a CDS encoding 50S ribosomal protein L24: MELKVQRVKVPIKKGDLVEVVHGKDRGKRGKVLAVFPKDGKAIVEGVNMVKKHTRPTQDNPQGGIIERENPIRISNLRLVCSRCGQKTRIKRVKMPDSRFRVRVCKKCGEIIDKV; encoded by the coding sequence ATGGAACTGAAAGTACAGAGAGTGAAAGTCCCCATAAAGAAGGGGGACCTTGTTGAGGTTGTCCACGGGAAGGACAGGGGTAAGCGTGGGAAGGTTCTGGCCGTTTTCCCCAAAGATGGGAAGGCCATCGTTGAAGGGGTGAACATGGTCAAGAAGCACACCCGTCCGACCCAGGACAATCCTCAGGGAGGCATTATAGAGCGAGAAAACCCTATTCGGATTTCTAATCTGCGCCTCGTGTGCAGTCGGTGTGGACAGAAGACGCGCATCAAGAGGGTCAAAATGCCCGATTCCCGTTTTCGAGTTCGAGTTTGCAAGAAATGCGGTGAGATTATCGATAAGGTGTGA
- the rpsS gene encoding 30S ribosomal protein S19 — protein MGRSSKKGPYVDPKLRKKIEELNKRGEKRVIKTWARASVIIPEMVGHTIAVYNGRRHIPVYITEQMVGHRLGEFAPTRTFKGHSAPTERSTALK, from the coding sequence TTGGGTAGGTCCTCAAAGAAAGGTCCTTACGTAGACCCAAAACTCAGGAAGAAAATCGAAGAGCTGAATAAACGGGGAGAGAAGAGAGTTATCAAAACGTGGGCACGGGCCAGTGTTATCATTCCTGAAATGGTCGGCCACACCATCGCGGTGTACAACGGGAGAAGACATATCCCCGTGTACATCACCGAGCAGATGGTGGGACATCGTCTCGGGGAGTTTGCTCCAACGCGGACCTTTAAGGGTCACAGTGCTCCTACGGAGCGCTCAACGGCGCTGAAGTAA
- the rpmC gene encoding 50S ribosomal protein L29 has translation MKASELRNFTNEELNQKLKDLRMELFNLRFQAITGQLANPKRIQAVKRDIARIKTILRERELAARRQEGR, from the coding sequence GTGAAGGCTTCGGAGCTGCGGAATTTTACAAACGAAGAGCTCAATCAAAAGCTCAAGGACCTCCGTATGGAGCTTTTTAACTTGCGTTTCCAGGCGATAACGGGGCAACTTGCAAACCCCAAGAGAATTCAGGCTGTGAAAAGGGATATTGCTCGTATTAAGACCATTCTTCGAGAACGAGAGCTTGCTGCCAGGCGGCAGGAGGGCCGTTGA
- the rplC gene encoding 50S ribosomal protein L3 has protein sequence MKAVVAYGLIGEKIGMTRIFTPDGLVVPVTVLQCGPCYVVQKKDIDRDGYKALQLGYKEVKEKKLNKPLLGHFKKAQVPPLRFLAEFHFKDHEKYEVGQVLDVSGFSVGDRVDVKGVSKGKGFQGVVRRFGYGGGPKSHGSMFYREPGSIGATDPEKVFKGKGLPGRMGKDTVTVRNLEVVGVYPERNLLLVRGAVPGPAGGKILVFKRAS, from the coding sequence ATGAAAGCTGTTGTCGCGTATGGTCTCATCGGCGAGAAAATTGGAATGACCCGTATCTTTACTCCCGATGGTCTTGTGGTTCCGGTGACTGTGCTCCAGTGCGGTCCCTGCTACGTCGTTCAGAAAAAGGACATCGATCGCGATGGGTACAAAGCGTTGCAGCTTGGGTACAAGGAAGTGAAGGAGAAAAAACTCAACAAACCCCTTCTTGGCCATTTTAAGAAGGCCCAGGTTCCACCTTTGCGGTTCCTTGCAGAGTTCCACTTCAAAGACCATGAAAAGTACGAGGTGGGTCAGGTTCTCGATGTCAGTGGCTTCAGTGTTGGTGATCGAGTGGATGTCAAAGGAGTCTCCAAAGGAAAGGGCTTCCAGGGGGTCGTTCGGCGATTTGGATACGGCGGAGGACCAAAATCTCACGGCTCCATGTTCTACCGGGAGCCAGGATCCATTGGTGCAACAGACCCTGAAAAGGTTTTCAAAGGAAAGGGCTTACCGGGGAGAATGGGGAAGGATACGGTTACGGTAAGGAACCTTGAAGTCGTTGGAGTATACCCAGAGAGGAATCTCCTTCTTGTGCGTGGTGCTGTTCCAGGGCCAGCAGGAGGAAAGATTCTCGTCTTCAAAAGGGCATCATAG
- the rplW gene encoding 50S ribosomal protein L23, whose protein sequence is MKDERSIIIHPIMTEKSFQLQKENKYVFRVDPRATKPEIKKAIEEMFGVTVLKVHTINVKGKKKRLGRFEGRTSSWKKAIVFVKPGERIKAFDIT, encoded by the coding sequence ATGAAAGATGAACGAAGCATCATCATTCACCCCATTATGACCGAGAAGTCGTTCCAGCTGCAGAAGGAGAATAAGTACGTTTTTCGGGTGGATCCCAGAGCAACGAAGCCCGAAATTAAGAAGGCTATCGAGGAGATGTTTGGCGTTACCGTTCTTAAGGTGCATACCATCAACGTTAAGGGAAAGAAAAAGCGCCTGGGACGGTTTGAGGGTCGGACATCGTCCTGGAAAAAGGCAATTGTCTTTGTGAAACCTGGCGAACGCATCAAGGCTTTTGATATCACGTGA
- the rplB gene encoding 50S ribosomal protein L2: MGIKEYRPVTPSRRHMTGYTFEEISKEGPERSLLEPLKSKAGRDNQGRIAVRHRGGGHKRKYRIIDFKRDKFGIPAVVERIEYDPNRSARIALLKYADGEKRYIIAPLGVSVGDVLISGPDADIRPGNALPLRNIPVGTLIHNIELRKGKGGQLVRSAGSYAQLLAKEGDYAHVRLPSGEIRLVHLDCMATIGQVGNVEHENITIGKAGRSRWLGIRPTVRGVAMNPIDHPHGGGEGRAHGGRHPVSPWGLLTKGYKTRRNKQTDKWIIKRRK, from the coding sequence ATGGGTATCAAAGAGTACAGACCGGTAACCCCAAGCCGGCGCCACATGACGGGGTATACCTTTGAAGAAATAAGCAAAGAGGGACCAGAGCGGTCACTTCTTGAGCCCTTAAAGAGTAAGGCTGGCCGGGACAACCAGGGCCGTATTGCGGTTCGTCACCGTGGGGGTGGGCATAAGCGAAAGTACCGAATTATCGACTTTAAGCGGGATAAGTTTGGCATTCCCGCGGTGGTGGAACGTATTGAGTACGATCCGAACCGTTCAGCCCGTATTGCTCTTTTGAAGTACGCGGATGGAGAAAAGAGGTACATCATTGCTCCCTTAGGGGTTTCAGTGGGCGATGTTTTGATAAGCGGTCCTGACGCAGATATCCGACCGGGGAATGCCCTTCCTCTGCGAAACATTCCTGTGGGAACACTCATCCACAACATCGAGCTCAGGAAAGGAAAGGGAGGGCAGCTCGTTCGCTCTGCAGGGAGTTACGCTCAGCTTTTGGCCAAAGAAGGAGATTACGCTCATGTCCGTCTCCCATCGGGAGAGATTCGTCTCGTGCATCTTGACTGTATGGCCACCATTGGACAAGTGGGTAACGTGGAACATGAGAACATCACCATTGGGAAAGCTGGCAGGAGTCGATGGCTTGGCATTCGTCCTACCGTTCGTGGCGTAGCGATGAACCCCATTGACCATCCTCACGGTGGTGGTGAAGGACGAGCTCATGGTGGGAGACACCCGGTGAGCCCATGGGGTCTTTTGACGAAGGGATACAAGACCCGGCGGAACAAGCAGACCGATAAGTGGATTATCAAGAGGAGAAAGTAA